In one window of Helianthus annuus cultivar XRQ/B chromosome 17, HanXRQr2.0-SUNRISE, whole genome shotgun sequence DNA:
- the LOC110924076 gene encoding uncharacterized protein LOC110924076, which produces MAPYELLYGRKCRTPVCWGEVGQRELAPSDLIAVTNEKIEMVRTKLKAAQDRQKAYADKRRRPIEFQVGDFVLLKVSPWKGIIRFRKRGKLGPRYIGPFKILARVGRVAYQLELPPALDGIHNTFHVSQLRKCLADETALVPLDDIELDEGLNYVERPIAIKDFKVKNLRNKAVRQVLVQWQHRKGSDLTWEAEDEMRKHYPFLFAS; this is translated from the coding sequence atggcaccttacgAGCTACTATACGGGAGAAAATGTaggactcccgtatgttggggtgAAGTAGGACAAAGAGAGCTTGCACCAAGTGATTTAATAGCGGTAACGAATGAAAAGATTGAAATGGTTAGAACAAAGTTGAAAGCAGCCCAAGATCGGCAAAAAGCTTATGCAGACAAGAGAAGGCGTCCTAttgaattccaagtcggagattttGTCTTGCTAAAAgtatccccatggaagggtataatcCGTTTTCGCAAACGGGGTAAGTTAGGTCCTCGTTACATTGGACCGTTTAAAATCTTAGCTCGGGTTGGAAGGGTTGCATATCAATTAGAATTACCGCCTGCTCTAGACGGGATTCACAATACCTTCCACGTGTCGCAATTGAGAAAGTGTCTTGCGGATGAGACAGCACTAGTACCTCTTGATGATATCGAGTTGGACGAAGGGTTAAATTATGTCGAAAGACCCATAGCCATTAAGGACTTCAAGGTGAAGAATCTCCGCAACAAAGCTGTTAGACAAGTGTTGGTACAATGGCAGCACCGAAAGGGTTCAGATCTCACATGGGAAGCAGAAGATGAAATGAGGAAACACTATCCTTTTCTTTTCG